In Belonocnema kinseyi isolate 2016_QV_RU_SX_M_011 chromosome 4, B_treatae_v1, whole genome shotgun sequence, a single window of DNA contains:
- the LOC117171659 gene encoding uncharacterized protein LOC117171659, which translates to MSKKGDNENWLFLSNEKKEWNDQVLEEIAISKKFPKEVFVRENFKSIISRFFYFYFTGEVTEGCSVACAVYSSISLLNVVDKKMCKRVFEARDYMHIGEATPFYKGSHDHQKCSYFDNYEKNHHLRNDIMEMLQNWDINNVYNEDQAKLMRFAAFLALTLCTVATKTKQQLETSFRSRQFRSNLSHLVGWNMQRFFSIPCTKALDKCVDELANEIHRRSLKSIFAIVVREWRVRVHRDDEITSSLLFESLLDSTAGNGLQLLSLMTSVLYTMDITFDELLNALRTEVLAFGKHRASWTNLLEFKNKFLCKGNPQYGYSWARIIDHVYLTEYAAANNLFFCGMFAAIIEIYCGCGVWKARWARIDASFFSEPKIVGKRIHSYLVSRKTT; encoded by the exons ATGAGCAAAAAGGGTGACAacgaaaattggttgtttttatcgaatgaaaaaaaagaatggaaCGATCAAGTTTTGGAGGAAATTGCTATTAGCAAAAAGTTTCCCAAGGAAGTTTTCGTCAGAGAAAACTTCAAGTCCATTATTTcccgatttttttacttttattttacgGGAGAAGTCACTGAAGGATGTTCAGTAGCCTGCGCAGTTTATTCCTCAATTTCTCTGTTGAATGTCGtggataaaaaaatgtgtaaaagagTCTTCGAAGCAAGAGACTACATGCACATTGGTGAGGCAACACCATTTTATAAAGGTTCACACGATCACCAAAAATGCTCTTACTTCGATAACTACGAG aaGAACCATCACCTTAGGAATGACATAATGGAAATGCTTCAGAACTGGGACATAAATAACGTGTATAATGAAGATCAAGCGAAATTGATGAGATTCGCTGCCTTTCTGGCTTTAACTCTCTGCACAGTTGCTACCAAAACTAAACAGCAACTCGAGACGAGCTTCAGGAGCAGACAGTTCCGATCGAACTTGTCCCACCTTGTGGGGTGGAACATGCAACGATTTTTTTCGATTCCGTGTACAAAAGCCCTAGATAAATGCGTAGACGAATTAGCCAACGAAATTCACCGCCGAAGTCTGAAATCAATTTTCGCAATTGTTGTTCGAGAATGGCGAGTGCGTGTCCATCGAGATGACGAAATTACAAGCTCACTTTTATTTGAATCCCTATTAGACAGCACCGCAGGCAACGgacttcaacttctatctttaatGACTTCAGTTTTATACACGATGGACATCACTTTTGACGAGTTGTTGAATGCACTGCGCACTGAAGTCCTGGCTTTTGGTAAACATCGAGCTTCCTGGACGAACCTCCtggagtttaaaaataaatttctctgcAAGGGAAATCCACAGTACGGATATTCATGGGCCCGAATAATTGATCATGTATATTTAACAGAATATGCAGCTGCAAACAACTTATTCTTCTGCGGGATGTTTGCCGCTATTATAGAAATCTACTGTGGGTGCGGAGTTTGGAAAGCTAGGTGGGCACGGATCGACGCATCATTCTTCTCTGAACCGAAAATAGTTGGAAAACGGATTCACAGTTATTTGGTCAGCAG GAAGACGACTTAG